From the genome of Diachasmimorpha longicaudata isolate KC_UGA_2023 chromosome 19, iyDiaLong2, whole genome shotgun sequence:
TACAAATTCTTCGGACTAGCCCCGatctccataaaaaatctCACCTCCCATCGGAGTAAACGACGTCTCCAGCCTCACAACCTGATGTTCAAACGATGTGTCCTCGGTATCGTGTACACGTACACCCTGATAATCATCGTGACAGGTGCTGCGGTAGTGACAGTCCCTCTTCTGAACAAAGGGCCCCAGAGTGACGCCGATTTACTGAATTCTGCCACGACGATCAAAGGAGTCTTCGGGATATCCGTGATGTTCGTCATCTGGACGATCGTCGCTGTTCAATACAACATGGCGTTGAAGATCCTGAATCGAATAGTGGAGATGGACAAGGAAATGCTGATCCTCCAGGACGTGTCCTCCGACACATCGAAGATCCAGATCGTGGTGTTGTTCACAGGGAATTGCACCGTCTGGATCTCCATTTTCGTCCTGGAGATATCGGTCGTCGATGACTGGTACAAAGTCTGGACTCCCCTGCTCCTTCCCAGCATGATCATGAACTGGTACGTCATGCAGTACATCTTCATGCTGGTGATGATAGAGAGCCGGGTGGGGAGTGTCAACCGGGGGTTCCTGATGATCGCTAAGAGGAGACTCGCGACCCTGGTCTACTCCAACGCTAGACCAGCGGATTTGAACGAACGAAAAATGGTGAACAACTTCTTGATTCTTCGTCGAGGTCACGCCATATTGGCTGGAATATGTCGGGATGTGTCGACGTATTACTCGTTTCCAATTCTTCCGACGATAGCATTCCTATGTTGTGCTACGATTTATGATTCCTATTATCTCGTGATGCCGCTTGTGGTGCCCTCGAATGACACGTCGATACTGGAGATCGCGAATATGATATGCTGGCTGTTGATGGAAATGCTGCCAGTTGTTGTGCTCGCAGTGTACGTCACCAGGGTTCTCAATCAGGTGTGTTCGGTATTCTATCATATGTTGACACGGTGGAGTGACTGGTGTGGTGAtgttgcagatggagaagaccGGGAGTATTGTCTTCAATGTCCTGTCGCAATCCGCCCTGACGTACGTCGCCAAGAACGAggtgattatttaaattaattttgtttcctTTCAGCTGTTGATTAAACTCGATCGATATTTTGTTGTCGTGCTGCAGCTGGCGGAATTCTCGGTTGAACTGCTgcacagaaaaattcaattcaccgCATACGGAATATTCTCCCTCGACGGAACGTTAATCAGATCGGTAATTGCTTTGGCAGTTGATGATGTCACCAGGTGATTGACGAAACCTAATTTCATGTTCTTTGAACTCCAGATTTTTGGAATGCTCGCTACGTATCTGATAATCCTCATGCAGTTTCAAATAAATCATAGATCAGATGATGTCGAGTCGACAAGTGCTTCATCAGACTCATCAAACCAGTGAACATGACGAGGTGTCAGTGAGGGTGAAGAGCTTGAACCTCAAGTGATGTCCagatttttcacttttaaatTAACATTGTCCTTAGGATGAACAGGTCCTTCCTTCACTCGTCGACGACAGGCCGTGGGAATCATAGACTGTCATGCGaatattgattaataattGGTTGGGGGGTTGATACTATCGTCAATCGATGGTgacttcattttaaaaaactcatACTGTCCCCGTCAGTATCTTCAGTAATGAAGATTATTACCTGAAAATGTGGAGTGATGGTATCACATCCACCTGCTGCGTACCCACAATTCCATCCtcgatcattttttattaccgGTACCTTCAATCATTTGGTTCGATTTCGAACCTGAGTTCGCTGATTGGCATCAGCTAATATTCAGCTCTAAATATATTATGAGTTTGTTGTTTTTTCGTGTCTCCAACGTCGGTTTGTCGAGCAGTGCACCATATTCTCGCTCTTTAAAATGATGAAAGAATAAATGAAGATGAAGTCGATGCAGAGGCAGTCAGCTTGGGTCGAGCAGGGTGTCATTGACAAGTACGTGTTCAGTGACAGCTGCACTATCCGACTGGTCATCATCATCTTCAAACTCCTGGGTTTGGCGCCGATATCAGTGAGCAACTCCAGATCCCTCAGGGCAAACACTCGCAATTCAACTCAAGGATTGACATTCAAGTCATGTGTCTCCGCTGTCGTCTACATCTACATTATGATGATTATTATCCTCGCTGCCAGTGTCTTGACAGTTCCCTTGATCAACGCAGAGACCCCTGACAGTGACGCTGACTTATTGGACACCTTCGAAGCAGCGAAAGGTAAACCAGGTAAATTAATCCGAGTCAACGTCCACCATTTTGAATAATCTCTCCTCCAGGAGTCCTCGGGGTCATCGTGCTCCTCCTGGTCTGGCTGATCGTGTCCTTCCGGTACAAAACGACCGTTAAAATCCTCAATAAAATAGTGGAGATGGACAACGAGATGTTGATGCTGCATGACCTGTACTACTTGGAGAGCTCCAAACCAGAGATCCTCATAATGTACCTGGTGAACATCATCGTCTGGGTCGCCATATTTGTCCTCGAGATAGTGTCAATCCCGGATTCATGGAGAACATGGATTCCCCTGCTGCTCCCTAGCTTTGTCATGAACTGGTTCATCATGCAGTACATTCTGATACTCGTGATGATAGAGAACAGATTTGTGAGTGTCAATCGTGCTTTTATCATGATCTCCAACAGCAGAATTGAGACGTTTTTCCATGCAGACGTCAGACCGGTTGATGTGTCTGAACGAATGAtcgtgaataattttattacccTGAGACGAGCCCACTCCATGTTGGCGGATATATGCCGGGACGTAGCTGATTATTACTCATTACCCATTCTCCcaacaatagcttttttttgtggagcttctatttattattcttattaCATAATTGTGCCACTAGTTGCTAAGGCCCGCCAACAGTCAGTATTGGAGATCATCAATATGAGCTGCTGGCTACTAATGCAAATACTTCCGATTGTGGTTCTGTCGGTGTGTGTCACTCGGGTCCACAATCAGGTGAGTTCATAATTCAAAAgctctataattttttataattaatgagctcaattattaaattttctatcaCGTGATGGGACGGTAATTATTGTCTTGCAGATGGGGTTGACTGGTGGAAGTGTCTACAAAGTCCTGGCCCGATCTATCCTggattatattgccaaagacgAGGtgggtaattatttttaattgactgGACCTCTATTAACGGATTATGATTTCAGTTGAAGAAGTTTTCCTTCGAATTGTTGCATAAAAACATTCAGTTCACGGCGTACGATATATTTTCACTTGATTGCACTCTAATTCAATCGGTAAATATAGGACACCAGCACATACCATACCAACTAATTGATGTGATAAATCATTACAGATATTCGGTATGTTGGCGACGTATTTGATTATCCTCGTACAGTTTCAATTGACTCACACGAGTAAAGAGTATTACAGTAGATATGCCACCTCTGCGCCAGACACATCGACCCAGTGAAGGACAAATGTTCATCGATTACTTGGGTTCATTGTATAAAGTACATCAGCTTTGTATTTAactaaatataatttaataactATTCTTCAGTACTAGACATTGTAACTGACTTTGTCAATAGTTTAATAGCCGTTTTATCGTATAATTTATCTCCAATGATGTTActatcaattaaataaatcgtttgtaaataaaaaaaatgcgaaaactACATAATTTCGTGAACCCTCTGCTGGTAGCTCTCGTCGATGTTTTCCACTGATACAGCCCAGGTAATCAGGGCAGCTTTCCAGAATAATTCATGTCAACTCTGTCCGACGTTATCGCGTTCACCAATAGGTCAGTCAGAACCGAACCCCTCCTGCAACATGTACCTGTTCACACGAGCTTTCCTTAGTCCTGTCCTTTCCACCTTCTCGTACCTATTCTTCAAAGCCCTCGGGTTGATTCCAGGTCGACtgcgaaattttaaaaatgccCCTCCGTCCTTCGAGTACTCCCTGGCTGGAGTGATACACATTTGTCTGGTGACAGTGACATTCGCTGTGTTGAGCGTTTTTTCAATTAACGCACTTTACAGCACTGATTATCCCAACAAATCGTCAACTACTGAAGTCATTGAGTTGTCCAAGGCATCCCTGGGGTCGATTATCCTGTTGATACTGTGGGTGTGGATTTGCATTCATCAGAGAGAAGCTGTCAAAGCATCAAACGACTTCTTCGAGATTGACACTCTCATGATACCGTACAGACATCTCCACAGCCCGAAGACCCTGGGCCCACGGTTCGTCCTGTTTTGGGTACTGAACACAGTCAACTGGGTCAACATGATTTGGTCGGACTATGTGGTATTCGATGAGGTGTCGGTGCTGTCGTTGATCGCCGCTGTTGGACCCAATTTCATCTTCAATTGGCTCCTGCTTATGTACACCTTCAGCATCACATCGTTGATGATGCAGTTCCGGGCAGTTAATGATGCCATCGTCGGCTTCTCCAGGGTTTCAGTCAGTTCCATCTCTACTTCTTCAAAGGTCTCCAATGATGTCCTCgtgatgaagaattttttcgcGTTGAAGTATGTCCACATAAGGCTTCATGAAGTGGTCAGGGTAGTTGACAGGTTTTACTCGTTTCCGATTCTCCTGATTATCGGGCAATTGGCGGTATCGATTGTTTATACGTCTTATTACCTGGTACTCCCGATGTTTGTGCCGTCTCTGGAGCAGCGGGGACTCCTCCTCTTCAACTCGGCGTGCTACCTCTCCATGGAGGTGGTTCCAATCACCCTGATGACCATCGCCATCGGCCAATTCGAGCAGGAGGTACGTAATGAACGAATTAATTCGTGAGAAAATCAAACTTTTCTGTTTTAGCTGGTGAGAACTGCTGACGTTGTTCACAAATTTCTGACGCGGACTCGTCTGAGTGGAAAAGCACAAGCTGAGGTACCTTTCACCTTGACAATCTCCAAAATTCTGGGTAACTTGTCCTTTGGCTTTCAGTTGAGGCTTTTTTCCCTGGAACTACTTCATCAGAATGTCCAGTTCACAGCTTGTGGAATC
Proteins encoded in this window:
- the LOC135171226 gene encoding gustatory and pheromone receptor 39a-like is translated as MIYKFFGLAPISIKNLTSHRSKRRLQPHNLMFKRCVLGIVYTYTLIIIVTGAAVVTVPLLNKGPQSDADLLNSATTIKGVFGISVMFVIWTIVAVQYNMALKILNRIVEMDKEMLILQDVSSDTSKIQIVVLFTGNCTVWISIFVLEISVVDDWYKVWTPLLLPSMIMNWYVMQYIFMLVMIESRVGSVNRGFLMIAKRRLATLVYSNARPADLNERKMVNNFLILRRGHAILAGICRDVSTYYSFPILPTIAFLCCATIYDSYYLVMPLVVPSNDTSILEIANMICWLLMEMLPVVVLAVYVTRVLNQMEKTGSIVFNVLSQSALTYVAKNELAEFSVELLHRKIQFTAYGIFSLDGTLIRSIFGMLATYLIILMQFQINHRSDDVESTSASSDSSNQ
- the LOC135171228 gene encoding uncharacterized protein LOC135171228 yields the protein MKMKSMQRQSAWVEQGVIDKYVFSDSCTIRLVIIIFKLLGLAPISVSNSRSLRANTRNSTQGLTFKSCVSAVVYIYIMMIIILAASVLTVPLINAETPDSDADLLDTFEAAKGVLGVIVLLLVWLIVSFRYKTTVKILNKIVEMDNEMLMLHDLYYLESSKPEILIMYLVNIIVWVAIFVLEIVSIPDSWRTWIPLLLPSFVMNWFIMQYILILVMIENRFVSVNRAFIMISNSRIETFFHADVRPVDVSERMIVNNFITLRRAHSMLADICRDVADYYSLPILPTIAFFCGASIYYSYYIIVPLVAKARQQSVLEIINMSCWLLMQILPIVVLSVCVTRVHNQMGLTGGSVYKVLARSILDYIAKDELKKFSFELLHKNIQFTAYDIFSLDCTLIQSIFGMLATYLIILVQFQLTHTSKEYYILDILSSMFSTDTAQVIRAAFQNNSCQLCPTLSRSPIGQSEPNPSCNMYLFTRAFLSPVLSTFSYLFFKALGLIPGRLRNFKNAPPSFEYSLAGVIHICLVTVTFAVLSVFSINALYSTDYPNKSSTTEVIELSKASLGSIILLILWVWICIHQREAVKASNDFFEIDTLMIPYRHLHSPKTLGPRFVLFWVLNTVNWVNMIWSDYVVFDEVSVLSLIAAVGPNFIFNWLLLMYTFSITSLMMQFRAVNDAIVGFSRVSVSSISTSSKVSNDVLVMKNFFALKYVHIRLHEVVRVVDRFYSFPILLIIGQLAVSIVYTSYYLVLPMFVPSLEQRGLLLFNSACYLSMEVVPITLMTIAIGQFEQELVRTADVVHKFLTRTRLSGKAQAEVPFTLTISKILGNLSFGFQLRLFSLELLHQNVQFTACGIFALDGTLLHSICGMTATYLIILIQFQSASFPSTLLSLFFIQFALLVQVVRRRVQALNSLILRKLDTYINDDIVRTFQAWKKAQDELHEACVVLADFYSFPLLFGMAFLYYAVICISFYTAKDLWKSAHRRRPMIHLLNDPTWMMILVMSTALLLFEIDELQNQMTKKAAVCRKLTLKFRRNGQLQSRIFGTTVTYLIILIQFLMFRDEQMRLAKSKQSMLSGN